The following coding sequences are from one Ooceraea biroi isolate clonal line C1 chromosome 5, Obir_v5.4, whole genome shotgun sequence window:
- the LOC113561952 gene encoding LOW QUALITY PROTEIN: uncharacterized protein LOC113561952 (The sequence of the model RefSeq protein was modified relative to this genomic sequence to represent the inferred CDS: deleted 1 base in 1 codon; substituted 2 bases at 2 genomic stop codons) produces MTSFLDAGWGAIEYNITQRSLTALLFILKEEGHNELPDDTRTLLNTPKKTIIRECESGHYFHYGLEKSLRDKLNYCPNINNINIVEININIDGLPLAKSSQSQLWPINXIXIKITDPFLIGIYHGYKKPTNAKNLLYEFCEEYRILHTEGFLFQNRKLLVTIRTVICDAPAKSFVTTKGHNVYFGCGKCFCESDYVNHRMVFLDETALLRTDSNFRNRENEDHHISVSPFKNLPIDMINNYY; encoded by the exons ATGACCAGTTTCCTGGACGCTGGATGGGGCG caattgaatataatattactcaAAGATCTCTCACAgcattattgtttattttaaaagaagaagGTCATAATGAATTGCCCGATGATACCAGGACACTTTTAAACACACCAAAAAAGACAATTATTCGCGAGTGTGAAAGTGGACATTATTTCCATTATGGTTTGGAAAAGTCATTgcgagataaattaaattattgcccaaatataaataacataaacatcgtagaaataaatataaatattgacgGTCTACCTCTTGCAAAAAGTTCGCAGAGTCAACTGTGgcctattaattaaatt taaattaaaattacagatCCTTTTCTGATAGGTATTTATCATGGTTACAAAAAACCTACAAACgcaaaaaatttgttatatgaATTTTGTGAAGAATATAGAATTCTACATACGGAAggctttttatttcaaaatagaaaattactcGTTACAATCAGAACAGTTATTTGCGACGCTCCAGCAAAATCTTTTGTAACTACGAAAGGTCACAACGTATATTTCGGTTGCggaaaatgtttttgtgaAAGTGATTATGTCAATCACAGAATGGTCTTCTTAGATGAGACTGCTCTTCTAAGAACTGATAGCAATTTCCGTAATAGAGAGAATGAAGACCACCATATTTCCGTTTCGCCTTTCAAAAATTTACCGATagatatgataaataattattattaa